A region from the Anoplolepis gracilipes chromosome 2, ASM4749672v1, whole genome shotgun sequence genome encodes:
- the Sud1 gene encoding prolyl 3-hydroxylase OGFOD1 — MVDEGLFSEHIYSTKFQEEFKKYWHSQSDFKNVDFEIISKPFKICRMSNFLKNERFIENLKCELENYDHKRKVTDLYQFEQTNDLFNASDYCIQMLYKSFQKDMAPWMEQNTNIKLNKTLSMSSSRYYETDYLLCHDDNMYDRRIAYILYLSKGWTEEDGGALDLFDTDQQGSPMKIVKSLIPEYNSLVFFEVVDNSYHQVAEVITDDKCRWSVSGWFHGPLKECYRVKSPRFELERNFIEPSTTEVELSSWISKSYLLPSIMDQIHKNVMKDPFTFLENFLKESMYKQIVNDLMSQDIRWQMVGPADIRHYEVADEQTLPKVLKDFYNLFKSISFFQLLWKYTGLDLVPDEKTMRPKMTIELQRWSAGCYTLLYDKSQLKDSLDDAVQTPSLDNNTSTTASPGASTSKSSTESILNTNQLKRKKADSSCSTTTSSSHKKKATKYPDTQSDISSHSLKKDLGHDADETSLLQDEDSSPSDTSDSDDENGENTLDVIIQFHTINDEGVPKTGDTIDFIDPNQEQGTLIQIPMLDNHLCLVYRSLTVCRLQQYLNHLYDGYSYSLICSYYE, encoded by the coding sequence ATGGTAGATGAAGGCTTGTTCTCAGAACACATATATAGTACAAAATTTCAAGAAGAATTCAAAAAGTATTGGCACTCTCAatctgattttaaaaatgtcgatTTTGAAATCATATCAAAGCCCTTTAAAATCTGTagaatgtcaaattttttaaaaaatgaaaggtTCATAGAGAATTTAAAATGCGAATTGGAAAATTATGATCATAAACGCAAAGTTACTGATCTTTATCAGTTTGAGCAAACTAATGATTTGTTTAATGCCTCCGACTACTGTATCCAAATGCTGTACAAATCTTTCCAAAAAGATATGGCACCCTGGATGGAACAAAATACGAACATTAAGCTAAACAAAACTCTCTCTATGTCAAGTTCTCGTTACTATGAAACAGACTATTTATTGTGCCATGACGATAATATGTATGATCGAAGAATAgcttacatattatatttgtcgAAAGGTTGGACAGAAGAAGACGGAGGTGCTCTAGATCTTTTTGATACGGATCAGCAGGGTTCACCTATGAAAATagtaaaatcattaattccaGAATATAATTCTCTTGTATTCTTCGAAGTTGTAGACAATTCCTATCATCAAGTAGCCGAAGTAATAACCGATGACAAATGTCGATGGTCAGTTAGTGGTTGGTTTCACGGTCCTTTAAAAGAATGTTATCGAGTTAAATCGCCAAGATTTgaattagaaagaaattttatagaacCGAGCACCACCGAAGTAGAATTAAGCTCTTGGATCTCTAAAAGTTATCTATTACCCAGTATAATGGATCAAATTCACAAGAATGTCATGAAAGATCCTTTTACATTTCTTGAAAACTTTTTGAAAGAATCTATGTACAAGCAAATTGTGAATGATTTGATGTCTCAAGACATTAGATGGCAGATGGTTGGTCCTGCGGACATACGTCATTATGAGGTAGCCGACGAACAAACCTTACCAAAAGTATTGAAAGacttttataatctatttaaatCTATCTCCTTTTTTCAATTACTATGGAAATACACGGGGCTCGATCTTGTACCCGACGAGAAGACTATGAGGCCTAAGATGACGATAGAATTGCAGAGATGGTCAGCGGGTTGCTATACATTACTGTACGATAAATCGCAACTGAAAGATAGCTTAGATGATGCAGTACAAACTCCCTCCCTTGATAACAACACGAGTACTACAGCATCGCCTGGTGCATCGACCTCAAAGTCCTCGACCGAGAGCATCTTGAAtacaaatcaattaaaaaggaaaaaagcaGACTCTTCTTGTTCAACTACGACAAGTTCGTCTCACAAAAAGAAAGCAACTAAATATCCCGACACTCAGTCTGACATTAGTAGTCATTCTCTGAAAAAGGACCTTGGACATGACGCGGACGAAACTTCTTTGCTTCAAGATGAAGACTCGTCTCCTAGTGACACATCAGATAGTGACGATGAAAATGGCGAGAATACACTTGACGTGATAATCCAATTTCACACGATAAACGACGAGGGCGTACCAAAAACAGGAGACACGATAGATTTTATAGATCCTAATCAAGAACAAGGTACTCTAATTCAAATACCAATGTTAGATAATCATCTTTGTCTAGTTTATAGGTCATTAACGGTATGTCGTCTTCAACAATATCTGAATCATCTCTATGATGGCTATTCTTATAGTTTGATATGTTCGTATTATGAATAA